GGCGGTGGCGCCTCTGGATTGGGTGGCGGGCAAGAATTCCGAAAACGTGAACTTCGTGTATGGTGTGGAGGGGGGCACCTACGCCGCCTACTTCGCCGGGAAAGGCAAGAACACGGTGGGAGGAATCTGCAACGGCATCACCGCCGTTTCCGACACCGACCTCACGCCGGTGTTCAAGAACGACGGGGGCGCGGACAACTGGCGTTGGGTGGAGCAATGGCTCCCGCACGACGCGTGGTTTTTGATGGGCGTCGCCGCCGTGCAGCATGTCCAGGAGTTCCCGGAAGGCTCGGCCACGGCGCCGAAGCCGCGGAAATTGGACGGATTCCGTCTCAGGGTCCAGCCGGGGCGCATCGAGGCGATCGGCAAGACCAAGGCCTCGTGGATGCTGCGCTCGATCGACGGACGCGTGGTCGCCCGCAGCGAGGGTGTGTCGGCGGTGTTCGCCCCGGGGCGCGGACTGTGGTTGCTGGAGCAGCTCGGCCCGCAAGGACGCCTGAGCCAGACCGTGGTCGTGCCCTAGGGTTTCTCCATCCGCGGGGGATGGTCGGCTCCTCCCGATGGTAGACATGAAAAGATCCTGATGCAGCGAAGCATCAGGATCCATTCCGGGCCGATTCGAGGAGGAACGGCCGAATCGCGGGCGGTCGAGGGTCAGCGCACGGGCGCCGAGTGGCTCAGTTTGATCTTGCCGCCTTCGATGGTGAGGAAGCCGGAAACGCCGTGTGCCACGTTCTGGCCGCCGATTCGCCTTCCGACCAGATCGAAGCGTGGTGCGTCCGAAGCCGAAAACGTTGGCTGGGGTCGGTAGGCGAGGTCGATCGCACTGAGGGATTTCATCGTCAAGAATCGCGCGGCGCACCGGGTTCCGATGGTGATCATCCCTGCGGCCTTGTAGTGGATGTTGTCGGTGGGAAGACCCTTGGTATCCACGGTGTCCACTCGTGTGAGCTTCTTGGTCAGCGCGATGTCGGCGGCGCGGATCTTGGCGTTGTTGGTCCAGGTGGATTGCACGTCGATCATGGGAAGAATCACCGGAAGATCCGTCACGCCGGCCTTGGTGCGGATATCCTTGAGCAAATTTGTCAGGTTGGTTTCATACTGGTTGGACAAGGTCGCATCCATGGCGTCGAATTCGCCTTGCAGCCAGAGGAAGCCGGACCACTTGGGCGTGTACTGGGTGGTGTCGAAAGCCGAGTTGAAGGATTTCATCGCATCGTCGATCGAGACCATCATGGCTTTGTAATAGGTGCCGCCGGTTCCGTTGTTGGAACTGGGGGGAAGCCATTCGGCGACCTTGCCCAGATAGGTGCCGGATCGCGCCACCTTGATGAAGGCCATCTTCCTGCCGGGGAAGGAATCCGCCAAGACCTTCCCGAAAAACAATTCGGGTCCGAACTGACTGGAGCTGCCTCCGAAACCGGGTCCGAGGGTGGACCATTTCTTCATCTTCGCGGCATCGCCTTCGGCATCCAGATAGATCTTGATGTCCGCGTAAGTCTTTTTCTGGTCGGCGGTGAGGTCGTTGGTGCTGGTGCCCAATCCCACCATGTTCGATTGGCCTGAGAACAGAAATACAGGGACTTCCGTCTTGGCGGCCATTCCTTGGGCCGAAAAACAGGCGAGGATCGCCGCGAATTTCATCACAGGTCGGGATCCGGTACGATGGATGATGGGCATTTGGGGTCCTCCGTAGAACCCGCTGAATCTAGGGCGTTGCCACCGCCTTCGTTGTCGGTTGTCGTCCGGGAGTGTTGTCACCTCTACAATGGCTCAGGGCAGATAGGTTCCGGACACGGACATGGATCCATCCGTCGGAGCGCTGTTCAATGCGCTCCGAACGGTGCGACCACCGAGCCGTTGCCCAATCGATTCGCGGGTCGTTCCGCCGCCCGCCCGTTTGCGAAGTAGCCGTTTTCGGATGGAATCCGATTGCCATGTCCTCCGGAAGCCGCCCGGCGGATCGATGTCCCTGCACCGGGGAGAATCCCGATCACCGTGCCGTCGTCGCCACGCGGGTAGGCGCCGAGGTCCTCGCCGTTCTTTCCGGCTCCTTTGCAGGGCGAGCTGGCGGCCAGGTGGAAATCCCGGGCGGTTTGGTTGACAAAAAGTGGATCGGCGGCGATGGAATGGGCGTCGAACGGGGCGCGGGCGGTGCGCCACGCGGCCAGATCGGGGTAGGACACGCGGCCATCGATGAACGGGGTCGAACGGTCGTTGGAAGGCATGGAATAGTTGTTGTAGTCGAAGGAATAATCGGTGGGTTCCATGCGTTCGGTCGCGTACTTGCCCACGGAGATGAAACGCGAGCCGACATCGGCGCCGGCGGGGATGTTCAGGGCGATGTCGGAATGGATGATGTTGTTCCAGAAGGCGGTCAGGGTGTCGAATTTCGGATCCGACCATCCGAACAGCCACGTACCCACGTTGTAGAAGGTGTTGTTGAACATCTTCACGTTTCGCCGCTGGTTGTCGTAGGTCCCGAGTCCTCCGATGTTCATTCCGCCGTCCGTGCCGACCACGATGTTTTCCGTGATCGTCACGCCGTCGCCTCCTCCTTGCATCGGGAAATAGAAGGCAAGTTCGCCGCCGATGACCAGGTTGCGACGGATCAGCATCCCGTAAGGTTCGTCCTTCCCGCCGATCGCGTGCTTGCAGTTTTCGAACCGGTTGTTCTCGATGACCCATCCCTTGGTGTCGTACAGGCGCATGGCGGGGGAGGCGTTGTCGTGGAAATGGTTGTTGCGGAACACGCAGCTGTCGGAGTTTTCCACGTCGGCGGTGTCCGGCCATCCCGTTGACATGCAGCGGATCACGGCGGAGTTCTCGCTCCCGTGCTCGGAGGGCATCCCATAGATCTCGCAGTTCTGGAACAGGATGTGGCGGGTGTTTTCGAAGTAGACCATCCCGGCGCCCACCGCGGTGTCGCGCGTGGTGAACCGGATGCCGTCGAAGGTGAGCCAGGAACGGCTGGTGAGGCTCATGCAGTAGCCGTCCTGTCCATCAACAAGAACTGTCTCGCCAGGGAATGCCTTGTAGGTGATCCTCGCGTTCTCCGATGTCCCCGATTTCGGGTCGAGCTGGGCATTCAGCTTGTACGTGCCGCCGCGGATCAGGATCGTGTCGCCCGGTGCGCTGTTGGCGGCGGCCTTCGCAAGAGTGGCCAACGGTGCGCCGATCGTGCCCGCGGCCTGGTCGTTTCCGGCGACGGAGACGTGGATGTTCTTGGACCAGCCGCAAGCGGCCAGGGTCAGGGCGGCCAGGGCGGTTCTGAGGGAGGTTTTCCGAAGTTGAGGCAAGGGTGGCTCCCGGAGTGGGTGTGAGGCAAGTATACCACTCGACCTCCATTCGTCCGGTTACCGCCTACCCGCACGGGCGGAACGCGGCATCGGAGGGGACGGAATCCGTCCCCTCCGATGCCGCTGCGGAGATTCGGTTGCCGGCGACGGACTGTCTATGACGAGGACGGTCCGCCGGATGGCCTGCTGTTCAGAGATTGATGGTGCGGATGCCCAACCCGGAGATGTATTTCAGTGCGAGACGTCCATCGTCGTTGATCAGAAAGGTGATGAATCGGCCGGTTCGCGACCAGGTGGAGGTTCCAGCCGCATTGCGCGTCAGAAACGCCCCCGATCGGGAAAGCAGGAGGGTCGAAGCGCCTCTGCCCGCCTGGTTGCTTTGCCAGATGACCGCGCCTGAGGAGTTGGTTTCCACCAGATTCCCGTCGGGTCGCATGCAGAGCCGATAGGCGCCGTTGGGCGAGACCATGCATTCGTTCGGGAACAAACCATCGCCCGTGGCCAGGAAGTACGGTCGATCGATCGGATTGGAGAAGGTCGCGGAGCCTACAAGGTCGCTGGCGCTGAAACCGTATGGCGTGACTTCCATGTTCATGCCGCCAAAATTGCGGTAGTTGGACCTCATTTTGTCAGGGAGGGATATCGTGACCGATCTTTCGGTCGGTGCGACGGTTCCAAGCCCGATGATTGTGAGACTATCAAACGCACGAACCTTAAAGCCCTTCAGGGTCGAGCTCGTGGGTCCAGCGAAATTGAGCGTCAGTTTCTGTCCTTCAACGTCCCGAACGCTAGAGACAGCTGTTGCCACATATACATATGAGGAGCGTTCCGCCGGGGCTGGCGGAGTTGCATCGCTGGAGGATACAGGCTCCTGCAGGTTCGGCTCGCAACCGGCGAGGATTCCAAGGGTTGCCAGAATCATGGCACGGGATCGGAGAATTTTCATGGATCGGGTTTCTGCTTTGGGGTTGGTTCGCCTACTGCCAGGGATTTAGCAGCGGCGAGAATAATATACCGATTGGATGTTGCAGGTTCCAGTGCATTTTTTGTCTCATGGATCGAACTTTTTCCTGTCTTTGGCGGGGGATGTCAGGGGCATGGCTCATCTGCTTGCTGTGCATGGCGCCGATCAAGGCAGAGGGGACAGCCCGCATCCTCGTGATGGGTGGAGATTCCATCCCGGTGGTGTTTCCGCTGACCGAGCAACAATGGTTCGATGTGGACAGCGGTTTTGGCATCGAGGAGGCCACACCGAGACTGTCCGACCGGAGGGTGCTGAAGGCCATTTGGCCGCACGACAGCGATAGTGGCTACTGGCACGTCCCCGCGGGTTCGAATGGGCGGGGAATTTTCCCGTTGTCGTATCGAGCCTCTGTCAAGAATCGCCAAGAATTTTCGATTCTCAATGTGGATGGATGTGTCGAAATCTGGCACGTCATCCTCTCTTCCGATGGACGATTGCTCGACAAGTTCACCCTTTCGGAATCCTGCATGTCGGATGCGGACGATCACTCTTCCGGCCGCTTCGTGGATGCGCGGACCTATGTCAAGCTGAGCAGGTGGTACGTCGAATACGCCCCGATGGGCCATCCACAGCGCATGAAGCGCAGGAGCACGTACACGATCTCCCGGCAGGGAAAAGTCCGCGTACGGCACAAGGAATGGGTGAGCGCCTTCCGCGTCAAGTGAGCGTGGCTGGATTTCAGCCCATCGAGCGGCGGACCATCAGAAGCGGCGGGATCTGGATGACCGCACCCCTGGCTCCTTCGCGCGGTCCGGTGATGTGGCGAAGGCAAGCCGAGGCGAGTCGTTCCTCGTCGAAGTGGACAGACGTGAGCCCGCGTTCCAGGGAATGAGATGTGTCGTCGAATCCTGCCAAGGCGATGTCGCGGGGAACGTCCTTTCCTTTGCGCAGGAGCCAATCCCAGGCGAGGTGGGCGATCTCGTCGGTGGCCAGGATCCAGGCATCCGCTCCCGATCGCAACGCCTCCTCGAACAGTCCCGAAAGTCGCTGGCACAAGGTGCGGCGGGCCAGGAGGATTCCC
This DNA window, taken from Fibrobacterota bacterium, encodes the following:
- a CDS encoding right-handed parallel beta-helix repeat-containing protein; translation: MPQLRKTSLRTALAALTLAACGWSKNIHVSVAGNDQAAGTIGAPLATLAKAAANSAPGDTILIRGGTYKLNAQLDPKSGTSENARITYKAFPGETVLVDGQDGYCMSLTSRSWLTFDGIRFTTRDTAVGAGMVYFENTRHILFQNCEIYGMPSEHGSENSAVIRCMSTGWPDTADVENSDSCVFRNNHFHDNASPAMRLYDTKGWVIENNRFENCKHAIGGKDEPYGMLIRRNLVIGGELAFYFPMQGGGDGVTITENIVVGTDGGMNIGGLGTYDNQRRNVKMFNNTFYNVGTWLFGWSDPKFDTLTAFWNNIIHSDIALNIPAGADVGSRFISVGKYATERMEPTDYSFDYNNYSMPSNDRSTPFIDGRVSYPDLAAWRTARAPFDAHSIAADPLFVNQTARDFHLAASSPCKGAGKNGEDLGAYPRGDDGTVIGILPGAGTSIRRAASGGHGNRIPSENGYFANGRAAERPANRLGNGSVVAPFGAH